DNA sequence from the Coffea eugenioides isolate CCC68of chromosome 9, Ceug_1.0, whole genome shotgun sequence genome:
CATGAGTGTATCCCATGCCTGCTTTGGTGTCTTGATGTGTTTGATCCCCTGTAGTAAATCATGTTTTACCGCCAATGTCAAAGCGTACCTAGTTTTGTCATCTATTGTTAACAAGCCAACTACTTCACTATTCCATGGATGCAAACATTCTTATATCATTAAAGCGAATTCAACAATCACGTCTCACCATAAATGATCAAGATAAAGTCAACGGTGCACTTATTTTATCATCTACCACCTTACAATCTGCTTCCATGTTCTATATTTTGCAAATTGTCATTCACTTCCCTTGTTATCTGGAAACTCTTTGTGGGAACCTCCCTTTCAGTCCATTACCTTTCTGATCAAGTCAAATCTTGCTAATATCAGTCAAAGTTAAAGCAAATATGACAAGTCCAAGATTGAATCCTTCCTCGCTATTCTCCACATTTATCCACGGTTCTTACAGCTCCCTTTCGCTTTCCACGAATCAGGCTAAAAAATCATAAACTTCCCTTCTTGAAATACAGTCCTCCAAATAACTACCACTTCAATGTGATGCCAACCAGTCTCCAGACAGCCTTCCAACACCAAAAGCTTCCAACCAGCCACGGGCAAAGAATTTTACCAAGAACGTAAAGAACCACAGATACACATTACACAGGAAAGCCACAttaatgcctagaaaagttagacatgtaaaaaaaaatttcatcttcctcaccccaaaatgAACCATGGATTATTTACTTTATCGCCCAGCCAAAACCATCAACCTCAAAAACTTCAACTAACAACTCATTTTGAAATTGAATCTTTGAGTGTATTGTAAGAGTGTTAACTGTAATATGCACCGTGCCTGTACAACTACAGTCTTGACTCAAAAAGTTTACAGCCACCGAAATATGGTTTTGTACAGGTTCTTCTGCAGGTGTTGGTGTAGTATTTCTCATGATAGCTGCTTATGCCTCGTACAAAATAGTAAAAAAGAGGCGCAACAGAAAGCGCCAAGAGAAATTTTTTAAACGAAATGGAGGCCTTTTGTTGCAACAACAATTATCTGCTGATGAAGGTGCGGTTGAGAAAACAATGCTATTCTCTGCTAAAGAATTGAACAAGGCCAGTGATGGATTCAACAAAAATCGCATACTAGGTCAAGGAGGTCAAGGTACAGTTTACAAAGGGATGCTAACAGATGGCAGAATTGTAGCAATCAAGAAGTCAAAAAAGGTTGATGAAAACCAATTGGAACAATTCATCAACGAGGTTGTCATTCTTTCACAAATCAATCATAGGAATGTGGTAAAGCTTCTAGGTTGTTGTCTGGAGACAGAAGTCCCACTACTAGTTTATGAATTTATCCCCAATGGAACCCTCTTTACCCTTATACACAATGGGAATAATGAGGAGCTTCCCTTGACTTGGAATTTGAGACTAAGAATAGCCACCGAGGTAGCAGGAGCATTGGCATATCTGCACTCAGCAGTTTCAATTCCAATCTTCCACAGAGATATCAAATCCAGCAATATACTTTTGGATGAAAAATACGTAGCAAAAGTATCTGACTTTGGAACTTCGAGGTCTGTGGCAATTGACAAAACTCACTTAACCACTGTAGTTAAAGGGACTTTTGGCTATTTGGATCCAGAATATTTCCAGTCAAGCCAATTTACAGAGAAAAGTGATGTCTACAGCTTTGGGGTGGTCCTTGCTGAGCTTTTGACAAGACAAAAGCCAATATCCTCAGCAGCAACAGATGAAACTTGTAACTTGAGTTTGGCCACAAGGTTCCTGATATCCATGGAAGAGGATTCTCTCGAAAATATTCTTGATCCTCAACTGGTAAATCAAGAGAATGAACAGGAGGTTACAGCAGTTGCTAAACTTGCACAACGATGCTTAAATTTAAATGGGAAGAAAAGGCCAACTATGAAGGAAGTTGCCATTGGATTGGAAAGCCTTAAACTATCATCAGTGCAATCAACTACTCCAGAAAATTTTCAAAGTCCAAGTTGCACTGAGGGAGAATCTTTTGTGTCTTTCAATAACAATTATGCATGGACAACTGAAGGTGATAGCTTTAGATCAGCTTCAGATGTCCATCCACTACTGAATAAGCACTAGTTTATTATTCTGTTTAGTGGTTAGAGTTGTATATTTATTTCGCAGATATGCTCATACTGGTCATGTCATGTCCTGGACATCCTGAAATTTGTTATGGTAACAAATAAGGagttttatttttccaaaatagctttgattataaaaaaaaatttcatactAACCTAATTCTTCAATGCTTCTTTCTAACTGGCCATCATGCCCATCACTGGGAAGATCACCTATGGAACTTTTGCTTACTTCAGCTTTTAAGTTTAGCTATATTCTTTGGGCTTCATTTAGAACACTATTTTCATCAATAATTTCATAATTCAGCATCATAAGTCGATGTCTACTCTATCCATGTTTACTACAGTTGAAAGGCCTAAAAAGAATATAAAACAGCAATATTGCGCAAAGTTTGAACCCATTCTCAATTAGCATTCCATCATAAATATGGGCACGAAAATACACATTCGACTTCCATAAGACTTCTTCATAGACCCTGCACTTTTATATCAGTATAGAGaaatgttccaaaaaaaaaaaaaatttttcttgcTTGCTTCTGAGTGTTAAACTGACTAAACACTATTCCTCATTACATATATTTGTCCAAGATTGTTTATCGTCTATCACCGTAGgttcttttttagtttttgacTCACCAGCGAAAAATTTCAAAGCGTAAAACACAATAAAGAAGCTGCGAACCTATCAATGGTGAATCCTCTCTCCCCCAAGCCGAACTAGATGAATATGTTAGTGTTGCCCACAAGGCGGCAGATGCCGTGGAGGAAATCATCGGAAGATACCGTAGCCTAAGGAGACGGATTAAGTCTTACGAAAAGAATGGTGAGTGTCGAGTTACAGGGCCAAAATCAGAGCAAATCAAGCCATGTTTTCAAGTATCTTAAAGGAGTCCCCTTCTCATACAGTATTGGAGAGGAAACGAAGTGGAGCAATCTTCAGGCCATGACAGAAGGGGCGGCTGCACCTGATTTTGTTCCTGTTGACGGCACTGAGGCCATTTTCTGCAATTACCAGGATGCATTTGGGACTTTAATTGCATTGCTTCACAAGGAAAACCCCATTTTAGGCCTCATTATTCAGCCATCCAAGAGAAccttgacaggtgtcgagcctgtgcaataataaatacctactcaagaaaaatgaattttctgtgtatagtagtgagtagggtcgaatccacagggactggaaaaaattcgattcttttcaagttcgggacacgggggatttttatcagaaataaactaaaaataattaaataatttaaccaaaaataaataattaattaatacaattgtaaatagcaattaaataaatgataaataaattctagtcaagaatacaactacgcagacacagtccattcatccgatcattgatgcaaagaaggttcacttaattttattaataggctagttatagtcgccgataaactctaacgaccagcttttccttaatttattgataaccaaggtacgaccgttgattacctttaaccaggaaatactcctaggtacgaccgtaggaattaatttcctaattgcatcaaaaactagaaaagcctaacccaaattaataacacgctacgagggttatttaaatcagattgcatgtccccctagtatgtgaaaatactagttgtcactaatattaaccaactaaacaattacggatttaattgattaatttgacaagagattaataagtcaaattgcacatcgggcccttgatatccaattaacaaaataatcccaaggaaattaaaatagaaaacatgcaaatattaacaaattaaggaacacgtaaaattaattagatctcacagatatttgggactgcgtcttcgcattgatccttgactagatgagaaaattagccacgcctcatacgAAAATCTTCACACAATTCAATTGAATTTAAAGACATCATCTTTCTTCGATAATTGAGAGAGTGAATAACAAAGCTCTcggaagaaaataagaaaattgcacAATAGAATTCAACAAACCAAAACAACTCCCTATTCTCTCATCTGGAACATCCCTCGGAGAGAAAAACTACAAACTCCTCTATCCTCCTACGgagcttattttgaaagaaaactaCAACTCACTACCTCCTGTCTTCTGCCATCGTTCGATATATATAAGGCAAGCCTTTAGTCTTCATAGCTTTTTCATAGTCTTTTCTCCTTGAGCCCACTACTCTACGTAGGGAGCAATTGGAAAAGCTACAATCATCAAAGCCAACATCTTGGCTAATGAGTACATCTCCCACCATAAGGACAGACTTTCTACGTGGTCCCCGTTAGATAATGAAAGAAAACATCATTCCAATTAATTCCAGCACAATCATCAATTCCTCTGCAATTATCAAAACGGAGGAGTCCACTGTAATCATCAATTCCAGCACAAATACACCCGTGGAACCTAGCTTGTATGTTCTTTAGAAACTTCCCACGTGTGGAGTATTTGTTGTAAGAAAATCTCTCTTTTCTGCTccacttcctgaaattgagtccagatgccaaatataagtatatgttgacaattaaaataatatttggcatgGAAacagggaaaattaataataaaattactaacaattaacaccttatcaattccccccacacttaaatcatgcttgtcctcaagcatgggaaCAACTAAATTCAACAATGGCTAActctcatttcatttactgccaagctacgcttatcccaaaatcaagttttagtggctaagtgtcaagacatatttctcccggttagctcctgaaatcatagactcgtccaattcatggctaagtcgtctaagaaatcaaaatattaaactagcaaaagttagcaattgggtcaactgaaaatcaaaatctcaacattgaagaacaaggatcggcaggccaacatgatcataaacttacttattattttttttatttttttaaatgctcagtcccaagctattcaagtcttttgacgtgaactctgacatttttagatgaaagagcccagttactcaactcTTCACAGCTTCAGGACTAACTACTCATATATATagtcactttttgacgcgaaagtcgacacttgtggtgaagactcccggttactgggtgacgacactagcggagtagggtcatttattaatcacaattaaagcaccagaaaaccagataattaaagatcatggcccacgtcatctcctaatatggagaactaagatcaacaattgcctaatccacacaacaattgctagtaaaatatttatattgcctaaacaatttaaccacaatttgCACCAAGTCATTAAACTCATGATATTCACCAAGATAACATACTTTTACTTGCCACTCAAACAAAATTCATAAGATAAATCACAACCAGCAATAAACGAATGAATTGCCATATTTATTCATCAAAACACTAGTAAGAAAGGCAGCAAATTAAAGAAACACCAATCAAAACTAAACCCAAatcccccccacacttaaatcacacattgccctcaatgtgataatgaaacagtaaaaataagaagaaggacAACGAAACTCCCCTGAAGCTGATGCCAGCTATTAGCACCTGTAGTTGGAGGAGGCGGAGCGGAGGTCAAAGGGTCGGGATCGTGGTTTCACCATTCTTTCCAAATTGCACTCCAAACCACAATAGACAACAGTTGCTAACGAATAATGGAAACAAGAAATTCAAAGCACTGACAAATGAAAAATCAATTCAatgaacaaaatgcacacttcATTCACTCACAAGTTATACAGATATCTCAACACTTATAACAAATGCAATCAATAAACACTCGTGGTTCCAAACTTAGCCAAATGTAATAATAATGCACCTCAAAATCACCCCAATCAATGTAGTAATTGAAATGCAAACAGACAAAAGGCTCTCATATAAGGCAATTGAAGGCAATCTACTTCAATAAgtaaatttaagtgttaaagGCACCTCCCAATTGAACAAACAACTGTAGCAAATTACCCACAGTTAGACACAAAGTACAGCAGATTAAACACAATTCGacctaaaaaatatatatataatataatgaTTAACGATTGGACATTCAATTctaaaaattgacaggtgtcaaAACACCCTAAACTAGTATCATCGGTGCACGCATAAAGAATAAGTAAATCACACGACTAACCACAAGTTAAtctagtaaataaataaaaatcaagcaaagtaaaaagaaacaagcaaagtaaCACAGAAGTACCCAACTAAGGAGGAATAGAAATGTCAGGTAGTCCAAACacgcaaaattttcaaaaacgtactgtaataaaaataataaaaacatactgcaataataaaataagaaaataaaaaaaaataatagaaagagATTGAGGCAGGCGCGTGCATACGAAGCCAGTGGTGCGATGAAGGTGGTGGCTGTGAGAGAGAAGAGTTTGCGGCAGCTGGATCTGGTGGTGCGCGGCTTTCGGTGCTTCAGGCGAATCTTGGAGGCGGTGGCTATGACAAGGGTGAAGGAGGTGAGATGAGCTGGTGGTCACCCTTGGCGAGGAGAGCCGAGGCAGCGGCGAGAAGAGCTGGGGTGGGCGGCGGTTGCGGCAGCGGCGTCCGGCGTGGGCAGCGTCGACGAGCGGCAGGGAGGAGCGGCGCGCGAGCCAGTTGCCGCGGCTGTCGTGGGTCAGCGGAGCTTCTGGCGGCGgcgaatgaagaagaaaagaaaagggggaaaaagggCAAGCAGcggggaagaaaagaagaaagaaagaagaaaagaaggaaagaaagaatacaaatttttttttttttttgagcattCTGGACAGAATccggatttatggccggatttgctgcagaaaaagctgttttctgcagtttttcctccaaatttgcttggccaaccttccacattcaacctacttcatgttctttgaataaaattcaaatttaatatgatcatgcatgaatataacttaaacatgaaacactttaaatgcatgaaatgcagcaattgaacatgaaaactccctttttgccttaatataaacacccttgcaattgagatcatttgcatgaactcttgccattgccacctacaaaacacacaaacattAATCGAAgaactaaaacttactaaaaacaagccaacatgaagaaaagtaaagttgaaaagtgatccaagccttcgtttttaaaaggatccgaggtcgtttttgaaaggatccgaggtcagATCATTGTGCTCAGAAAACGcggctcaagaaaacgcgcctcaaggtgcgttttgtgaagtcgcgtttcttcaccaaatttgcagcattgaaaacgcgactacgtgaaaaaacgcgactttaagtcgcgtatttgaagacgcgtttttggtttctgaacaggctggaaaacgcgacttggtagaaaacgcgacttcctgtcgcgtttttaaggcgcgttttcttaaTTATAGGCGCAgatttgaaaacgcgattctatgaaaacgcgattcagtggcgcgtttcattaaaaaaacgcgttttctgctgcaaaatttagcagaaattcaactttggaataattacaaatgataccccaatttcccaaaatgcatcatagatcatttctatgtcaaaataaaccattcacgcacatgtaaaatgatctaaacatgcattctaaacctctttaatgcatcaaaaaccacaattactgaatttgagatattgagatctttgatcaaatttcgtcTTTTTtgcctcatttggtcacttttccaaaaccttGAAGTTGGAACTTTAATGCGTGCCTTCTTCGCATGGGCACgctgataagtgactaatttacgtaataattgtatgatattttatattatttttagtcactttgggtatattattggaagaaaatgatttattttggctataattggtataaaatgcttttgttcaattaaatgaggtttttatcactttttacttggattttgtgtattttgacagttttgacacatttttgtatttcggctataacttgagctacaatgatcggattgagatgattcttgaacccatttgaagataagagatatatctacaactttggtgaagacatctaaatccagtttaaaggttttctaggtcaaaatgccgaattacaatagcaaatttctactggtcgaaactggaacagggcaatgagcaggtaagggtattccggtcatttctcagcctacacatatccaaatgaggtgattcttgatgcattggaaagctaactcaaagggctacaagtttcatgttttggtaaagaGCTAAagcagcttttatcatcaagaaaagttcagtggaagttgatgcaaaatcggagcagagctgaaaattgaaccagaagtgaccaaatggtcactgtagcaatccggccggaatttggccggatttgtggccggattcctggccggattgtggtcagaaaaggctgctttgtacgcgtaaaactcaatttcacctccaccaactcacatgcgttgctagacatgtgagaaacatctccagctgtaaaaggaaggtggaggcctcatttcttgaccatctttcatcataaaatagccaagattgcaagattgaagggagattggagttcatagcaggaaaatagagagtgagctacgggagaaagcttgaagttgcagaaatgtagctctttcatctctctagcgttagtttagcttagtatagtgTAGTATAGTCtgtccattcttgtttattatctagattaggatgaagatggaggatgaagaaggcaaggaagaaagctcatgtgacaagggttgtattccttccaaactctttatcttttgtacttgattccaagtttagttaatatacaagttctggattttgtgtttaatatgtgtatctaaagtttaagccttgggtttggttgaactttctatgattgttagtgtttattatttggttatttgattgctatgatttgagcaagttatttagcactttagctctttaaatcatgattaatctggtaccattaattgtgattatctaaggtgttatttctgcaatgaaaattgagatttaacactagttcaagaagtgctaaacatagggagtacactcacgaaagtagaggtgcacctatgtggtttttagtgattcatttcatgtaatttcactgaagaaatgaacttgtagctaatttcataaccatgagaataggtatggattagttataagtataattgattcactacgaaagtaggattcaaatgcataaggaaattacaccataactagcctagatgtagtaattaatgatccaaatatagcacttgcatgagtagttggggataccataacctaaggagctttcatttgtcattttgtataatttcagtaggataaatttgttataattcattgatagtctaaataatagagaagctttagtaataccggtaattgttcactcttccttgtgggatcgacccgatatataccctaaactactagttgatctgtatacttgcagtgaacgggtgtaattcggtattttttagcttgcacgtatgtaaaatacccgtcacaCGCCATGATCACCTGTCCTGATCATAGTAgagaaaaatatcaaatttaagcaataCCCAGATGAGAAACGACATATTTAACGAATCGCACAACAAAaaccaacaaaatcaaaaattgggttgcctcccaaaagcgcctttctttaacgtctttggctagacggaGTCCAGAATTTGCTTAAACTAAGCAAATCGGGTCTTCCAGTTGCATCATCTCCACCCGTTCAATTGGAAATCCTTCATAATACGgcttgagacgatgaccattcaccacaaatttcttctctgttttcaaactttggatctctactgcaccataatgaaagacattagtcacaacaaaagggccaatccaacgagaacgtaattTACCTGGAAATAGTTTCAATTTGGAGTGGTATAGTAAAACTTTTTGCCCACAGACGAATGTCTTCCTAGAgatctgttggtcatgaaagATCTGATTCTTCTCCTTATAGATCACTGCATTCTCGTATGCTTCATTTCGAATTTCTTCCAACTCTAGTAATtgtaactttctttgaattccgcCTTCCTCGATATCCATGTTGCATTGTTTGACCGCCCAAAATGCTCTATGCTCAAACTCGACCGGGAGATGACATGGCTTTCCAAATACCAATCGGTAAGGGGACATGCCAATGGGTGTCTTGTATGCTGTCCTATATGCCCATAGTGCATCATCTAGTCTCacactccaatccttcctatcggGTCGGACCATCTTTTCTAGAATTGATTTGATCTCTCGGTTCGATGTTTCCGCCTGACCATTTGTCTGAGGATGGTATGATGTAGAGACTTTGTGCAAGACACCATATCTCCTAAAAATTGCAGCGAtctttttgttgcagaaatgagtaccccgatcacttacaattgctcgcggcatcccaaagcgaacaaaaatattagacttaacgaattctgcaaccactttggaatcattagtgcgggtggcctttgcttctacccatttcgaaacataatttacagcaagcaatatatacaaaaaaccaaaggaagaaggaaaaggacccataaaatcaatgccccaaacgtcaaaaatttcaacaaaaatcattggggTTTGAGTCATTTGATCCCTACGAGAGATATTACCCACtctttgacacttatcacatgacttacaaaatGAGTAGGCATCCTTGAATAGAGTTGGCCAATAGAATCCACTCTCTAGCACCTTACGAGCCGTTCTCTTTGGTCCAAAGtgacctccacatgcaaaagagtgacaataggctagaatagattgaaattcaacttcacttacacatctACGGATGATTTGATCAGCACCCCGCTTCCAGAGGTAAGGATCATCCCAAATGTAGAACTTTGCATCGCTCCtcaacttgtctctctttgccttaggccatcctgtaggaaatttgtcagtgactagaaaattaacaatatctgcataccaagGCAAAGATGAGTtaatataaaataaatgctCCTCGGGGAATGCTTCTCTCAATGGGATGTCATCTTCGATGACTTGTACTCGACTCAAGTGATCTGCTACCAGATTCTCCGCCCCTTTCTTATCTCGGATCTCCAGGTTGAACTCCTGTAGCAACAATATCCACCGTATCAATCGCGGTTTTGCCTCTTTTTTGGTCAGCAGATACCGcaaagctgcatgatcagaaaaaataataactttagcaccAAGTAAATAAGACCGAAATTTCTCTAAGGCAAAAATAATtgctaaaagctccttttcggTGGTTGAATAGTTCAATTGAGCTCCGTTCAAGGCTCGAGATGCGTAGTAAATAGCATGAGCTGCTTTTCCTACTCTTTGACCCAATACCGCACCAACTGCATAGTCACTGGCGTCGCACATGATCTCGAATGGGAGGTTCCAGT
Encoded proteins:
- the LOC113783138 gene encoding wall-associated receptor kinase-like 9 codes for the protein MTSPRLNPSSLFSTFIHGSSAGVGVVFLMIAAYASYKIVKKRRNRKRQEKFFKRNGGLLLQQQLSADEGAVEKTMLFSAKELNKASDGFNKNRILGQGGQGTVYKGMLTDGRIVAIKKSKKVDENQLEQFINEVVILSQINHRNVVKLLGCCLETEVPLLVYEFIPNGTLFTLIHNGNNEELPLTWNLRLRIATEVAGALAYLHSAVSIPIFHRDIKSSNILLDEKYVAKVSDFGTSRSVAIDKTHLTTVVKGTFGYLDPEYFQSSQFTEKSDVYSFGVVLAELLTRQKPISSAATDETCNLSLATRFLISMEEDSLENILDPQLVNQENEQEVTAVAKLAQRCLNLNGKKRPTMKEVAIGLESLKLSSVQSTTPENFQSPSCTEGESFVSFNNNYAWTTEGDSFRSASDVHPLLNKH